The following is a genomic window from Candidatus Methylomirabilota bacterium.
TCCGACTGATCCCGGCCGCCCGGGCCACGGCGGAGGCCACGATGCGCTGCCCGGGCGCCAGCGTGCCCCGGATCAGGGCCGTGCGGATATGCTCGTAGGCGAGCTCTTCGAGCGTCCGGTGCTGCAGGGGCGCCGCGAAGAGGTTGACCGGGTCGACCGCCCCTCGCGCCCGCCCCCTAGCCCTGGCGGCAGGCCGGGGGCTCCTGGCCGAGCGCGCCCGGGTCCGGGGGGGCCGGCGTGTTTGCATATTGAATACGCTGTATACAATCGCGGGGTCGGCACGTCAAGAGGGGCCCACGGATCTGCGAGCACGGCCCTCGCCGACGTCGGTGCCCACGGGTCACGACCACTCCGCGGGCGGCCGGTCGAGCGCCGCCCGATCCCAGCGGCCGAGATCCGCCCCCGCCTCGTACACGCTCTGGTAGAAGTCCAGCACGGCGTCATCGGGCCGGGGCGCCTTGCGCACCGCTTCGTACGGCAGGATGAAATCCGCCATCTCGCGACTGTAGAAGGCGGCCTGGGGCCGGATCGGCGCCGCCGCGAAGCCCGGGGCCTCGGGCCGCGCGTAGGCGTAGAAGGCGGGCTCGGGCACGGCGCCGCTGCCCGGCCAGAACCCGACGCTGATCTCCTCGTGGGAGTTGGCCTCGCGGATCACCCACCATTCGGTCTCCGGGTGCTCGGGAGCGCGCCGCCCGTTGAATCGGGTGAGGGCCATGTCGAAGGCGCCCCAGAAGAAGTGTACCGGGCTGGTCTTGCCGAGAAAGCGCCCCTGGAACCGCTTCATGATCCTGTCGGCGTGCAACAACATCAGGAAGAAGCGGTGGACCTGCCCCGCATCGTAGGAGGCGTGGGCGCGATCCTCGAGGAACGGGATCGGATGGTCCACCTCGACCGGCACCGGCCACAGCTTCACGGCGATCCCGAGGCCGCCGAGGAGCGCCACGTACTCTCGATAGAAGTCCGCGACGGCCTGTGCTCGCAGCGGGAGGGCACGGATCGCTCCCTCGCTCGTCGTCACGACGAGCCGGTGGTCGATGAAATCGAACTCCACCTCGAAGGCGCCGGCGCCGTGAGGGATCGGGGTCGAGGTCACCCCCCGTGAGGTGACGTACAGGGGGACGTGCCACCAGTGGTTCTGCCTGGGCGCCAGGGCCAGCCGCGTCTTCCCCACGATCTGCGCCCACATGTGAAGCGTGTCGTGGGTCTCCCGCCACTCCGCGAGCGGCAGGCTGGGCCAGTGTTCCGTGCCAGACGAAACCATCGCGGCCTCCCGGTTACGCCAGGTCGAAGACCAGGATCTCGGACGGGCGCTCCCCGACGAAGGTCAGGCGCTCCTCGCCGCTGACCGCGGCGCCGTCCCCCTCCCCGAGCCGGGTGCCGCTCACCGAGACCGCCCCGCGGGCGACGTGGATCCAGGCATGACGCCCTGGCGCCGGTCGCAACTCCCGATGCTCACCGGCGCCGATGAACGCGGCCCAGAGGTCCACGTCCTGGTGGATGTCGAGACTTCCATCCCTGCCCCCTTTCGAGGCGAGGAGTACGAAGGTCCGGCCTGCCCTGGCCCGATCGAAGGCCTGCTGCGCGTAGGAGGGCTTCAGCCCTCGCTCGCCCGGCACGATCCAGATCTGCAGGAAGTGCACGGGCTCGACCTTCGAGTGGTTGTACTCGCTGTGGGTGACGCCGGTGCCCGCCCGCATCAACTGGATCTCGCCCGGGCGGATCACGCCGCCTCCGCCGGAGCTGTCCTGGTGCTCCAGCGCGCCCTCCAGCACATAGGACAGAATCTCCATGTCGCGGTGGCTGTGGGCGCCGAAGCCGGCGCCCGCCTTGACGCGGTCGTCGTTGATCACCCGCAACGTTCGGAACCCCATGTGCGCGGGGTCATGGTAGTCCCCGAACGAGAAGGTGTGCCGGCTGTCGAGCCAGCCCCAGTCGGTGCGACCGCGCTCGTCGGCAGATCGAACCTGGATCATCGTCCTGTCTCGTTCATTGCTTGGATCAGGCACAGGTGATTCAAAGTTCCCTCCCGCCCAGACTACTGTCGAGGCGGCGTATGCGCAAACGGTAGCTTCGCGTGGCGCGCTCACCGATGTCGGCGAGCGCCTCACCGCGCCCGGGCGAAGTAGATCCGCTCCAGCTCCGGATGGTTCAGGATCGCCTCTCCGGTGCCGCTGAGCGTCACCCGGCCCGATTGCAGCACGTAGCCCCGCCGGGCGTGCTTCAGCGCGCGACGGATGTTCTGGTCGATGAAGATGACCGTCGTGCCGCCGACGTTGATCTCCAGCAGGAACCCCATGAGCATCTCCTGCACCCGGACGGCCAGCCCCAGGAAGGGCTCGTCCACCATGAGGCAGCGCGGCCGGGACATCAGGGCCCGGGCGATGGAGACGAGCTGCTGCTCGCCGCCCGAGAGGAGCCCGGCGCGGGCGCGGCGCTTCTCGCGCAGGACGGGGAACCGGGCGTAGAGCCCCTCGAGCGATTCCTCGAGCCGCGCGGCCGGGGCCGGGAGGTAGGCGCCGAGCCTCAGGTTCTCCTCGACCGTCATGTACGGGAAGAGCCGGCGGCGCTCGAGCACGTGGGCCACGCCGTACGCCGTGATCTCGTGGGGCGAGCGGCCGTCGATGCGGGTGCCGTCGAAGCGGATCTCTCCCGCCCGCGGGCGGACGAGGCCGGAGATGCTGTTCATCAGCGTGCTCTTCCCCGAGCCGTTGGGGCCGAGCAGGCACACGAGCTCCCCCGCGTCCACGTGTAGATCGACCCCCCACAGGACCTGCAGGTCCCCATAGGCGACCTCCAGCCCCTTCACCTCCAGCAGCGGGCCGGGCTCAGCCACCAAGGTAGGCCTGGATGACGCGCGGGTCGTTGCTCACGGCGGCCGGCGGCCCCTCGGCGATCTTCTCGCCGAGATGCAGGGCCACCACGCGGTCGGAGAGGGCCATCAGGAAGGGCAGGTCGTGCTCGATGATCATGAGCGTGACGCCCTCCCGCTCGCGCAGGCGCCTGAGGAGCTGGCCCATCTCGTCCACCGCGCCGGGATCGACGCCGGCGGTGGGCTCGTCGAGCAGGAGCAGGCGCGGGCGCGTGGCCAGGATCCGCGCCAGCTCGATGCGCCGGCGCTGGCCGGTGCTGGCGGCGAACGCCTTCTTGTCGGCCTCCCGCTCGAGGCCGACGAGCGCGAGGCAACGCCGGGCCTCCTCGCGCGCGGGGCCCAGCCGAGCCGTCCGGGCCAGCGCCCCCACCAGCACGTTCTCGACGAAGGTCAGATCGGGAAAGGGCCTGAGCCGCTGGAACGTTCTGCCCAGCCCCCGCGCGCTGACGGCGTGGGGGCGCTCGCCGGTGATGTCGCTGTCGTCGAAGACGATGCGACCGGCGTCGGGCCGCGTGAAGCCGCTGATGAGGTCGAAGAGCGTGGTCTTCCCGGCGCCGTTGGGGCCCATGACGCCCACGACCTCGCCGGCCCGCACGCCCAGGCTCACCGCGGAGTTGGCGACGACGCCGCCGTAACGCTTCGTGAGGCCGGCCACCTCCAGCAGCAGCGCCATCTAGCCGGCCAGGCTCACGCGCACGCGCTCGGCGCCGGTGCGCCAGATGCGGAGCCCGATCGTCTCGAGCGCGGGCAGATCCTCGGGCAGGAGCCGCGCGACCCAGTTGACCCGGGCCTCGCCGCGCCAGTCCCGCACGATCTCGGCGGCGTAGAAGAGGCCCATGGTCTCGAAGCCGGTGTGGTCGTACACGCCTTCCCATTCCCGCGCGTAGATGATGTCGCCCGCGCTCACCCGGTTGACCTGGTGCTCCATCGGCGGCTTCGCGGGCAGCGGCAGCGGCAGGAACACCTCGCGCCCGGCCCAGCGGGCGTGCAGCACCTCCGCCTCGTGGGGCAGCACGGCCAGGATCGCGGCGCAGGTGCGCGGCGCCCGGTCCTCCAGGAGGGTGGCGCGGACGCGGCCGCCGCGCGCGAACTCGTACACGAGCTGTCGGGCCATCAGAAGCCTCCCGTGACGTTGAGACACTCGCCGGTGATGTAGCTGGCCGCCGGGCTGGCGAGAAACACGATGGCTGCGGCCACCTCGCTGGGCTCGGCGTAGCGCCCCATGGGCGCGAGGCCTTCCATCCGCTTCCGCTCCGCCCCCGGCCACACGGCGGCCGCCATGTCCGTGTCGGTCATGCTCGGCGCCACGCAGTTAACGCGGATCCGGTCGGGCAGCAGCTCGCGGGCCCAGTAGCGGGTGAGCGCGATGAGCCCGCCCTTGGCGGCCGCGTAGTGAGGGCCGATCGTGCCCCCGCGCACGCCGGCGACGGACGAGACGTTGACGATGGCGCTGCCACCGGCGGCGCGGAGCAGGGGCAGGCAGGCGCGGGTGGTGAGGAAGGCGCCGGTCAGGTTCACCTCGAGCACCCGCCGCCACGTCTGGAGATCGAGCGTGGCGGTGCGCGCCACGGCGGTGCTGCCGGCGTTGTTCACGAGGACGTCGAGCCGGCCGTGGCGCCGATCTATTTCCTGGGCCAGCCGCGCCAGATCGGTGTCGCTGGTCACGTCGGCCCGCGCGGCGTGGGCGGCTCCCGACGACGCCTCGATCTCCCGCACCACCTGCAGCGCCTGCTCGGCGCGGTTCAGGTAGGTCAGGGTGACGGTCGCCCCCTCGGCGGCGAAGGCGAGCGCCGTCGCCCGGCCGATGCCCCGCGAGCCTCCGGTGACCAGCACGACCTTCCCCGCCAGGCGGCCGGGCTCAGACACGCTGGCCCTCGGGCTCGGCGCGGCGGTAGGCCCGGCCGATCAGGCCCATCGGCCGCCAGGCCGACATGATCATGATGAGACAGCCGTAGATGATCAGGTCGACGTTCCGCCCGCTCCCCGAGAAGTGCACGCGCGAGAGCTCCGAGATCGGGATGAGGACGGCGGCCCCCAGCACGGGCCCCCAGAGGGTGCCGATACCCCCGAAGATCGGGATCAGCGCGATGAGCACCGAGAGCGAGAGCGGCAGCACGCTGGGCGGATCGATGAAGAGGACGAACTGCGCGTAGAACGTGCCGACCATGGCGCTCAGCGCGCCGCTGATCGCGATGGCGATGAGCTTGTAGCGCCGGATGTCGATGGCCAGGCTCATGGCCGCGGTCTCGTCCTCGCGGATCGCCTTCAGGCAGTAGCCGAGCTTCGAGCGCTCGACGACTGCGGCGACGGCGAGCGCGACCGCCAGCATCCCCAGGGCGATGTAGTAGTAGGGGGCCTTCGACTCGTGGAACTGGAAGGCGGCCAGCGACGAGGGCAAGATCGGGAGCTGCAGGCCGAGCCCGCTGCCCACCGCCTCCCAGCCGCTGAAGATGACGGCGATGCTCTCGGCCAGCACGGCGGTGGCGATGACGAAGTAGTGGCCGCGGAGGCGGAAGCACGGAAAGCCGATGAGCACGGCCACGGCCGCCCCCACCACCATGCCGGCGATGAGGCCGAGCC
Proteins encoded in this region:
- a CDS encoding DUF5996 family protein, which translates into the protein MVSSGTEHWPSLPLAEWRETHDTLHMWAQIVGKTRLALAPRQNHWWHVPLYVTSRGVTSTPIPHGAGAFEVEFDFIDHRLVVTTSEGAIRALPLRAQAVADFYREYVALLGGLGIAVKLWPVPVEVDHPIPFLEDRAHASYDAGQVHRFFLMLLHADRIMKRFQGRFLGKTSPVHFFWGAFDMALTRFNGRRAPEHPETEWWVIREANSHEEISVGFWPGSGAVPEPAFYAYARPEAPGFAAAPIRPQAAFYSREMADFILPYEAVRKAPRPDDAVLDFYQSVYEAGADLGRWDRAALDRPPAEWS
- a CDS encoding pirin family protein, with protein sequence MIQVRSADERGRTDWGWLDSRHTFSFGDYHDPAHMGFRTLRVINDDRVKAGAGFGAHSHRDMEILSYVLEGALEHQDSSGGGGVIRPGEIQLMRAGTGVTHSEYNHSKVEPVHFLQIWIVPGERGLKPSYAQQAFDRARAGRTFVLLASKGGRDGSLDIHQDVDLWAAFIGAGEHRELRPAPGRHAWIHVARGAVSVSGTRLGEGDGAAVSGEERLTFVGERPSEILVFDLA
- a CDS encoding ABC transporter ATP-binding protein, with amino-acid sequence MAEPGPLLEVKGLEVAYGDLQVLWGVDLHVDAGELVCLLGPNGSGKSTLMNSISGLVRPRAGEIRFDGTRIDGRSPHEITAYGVAHVLERRRLFPYMTVEENLRLGAYLPAPAARLEESLEGLYARFPVLREKRRARAGLLSGGEQQLVSIARALMSRPRCLMVDEPFLGLAVRVQEMLMGFLLEINVGGTTVIFIDQNIRRALKHARRGYVLQSGRVTLSGTGEAILNHPELERIYFARAR
- a CDS encoding ABC transporter ATP-binding protein; the protein is MALLLEVAGLTKRYGGVVANSAVSLGVRAGEVVGVMGPNGAGKTTLFDLISGFTRPDAGRIVFDDSDITGERPHAVSARGLGRTFQRLRPFPDLTFVENVLVGALARTARLGPAREEARRCLALVGLEREADKKAFAASTGQRRRIELARILATRPRLLLLDEPTAGVDPGAVDEMGQLLRRLREREGVTLMIIEHDLPFLMALSDRVVALHLGEKIAEGPPAAVSNDPRVIQAYLGG
- a CDS encoding DUF3830 family protein, whose product is MARQLVYEFARGGRVRATLLEDRAPRTCAAILAVLPHEAEVLHARWAGREVFLPLPLPAKPPMEHQVNRVSAGDIIYAREWEGVYDHTGFETMGLFYAAEIVRDWRGEARVNWVARLLPEDLPALETIGLRIWRTGAERVRVSLAG
- a CDS encoding SDR family NAD(P)-dependent oxidoreductase, which produces MSEPGRLAGKVVLVTGGSRGIGRATALAFAAEGATVTLTYLNRAEQALQVVREIEASSGAAHAARADVTSDTDLARLAQEIDRRHGRLDVLVNNAGSTAVARTATLDLQTWRRVLEVNLTGAFLTTRACLPLLRAAGGSAIVNVSSVAGVRGGTIGPHYAAAKGGLIALTRYWARELLPDRIRVNCVAPSMTDTDMAAAVWPGAERKRMEGLAPMGRYAEPSEVAAAIVFLASPAASYITGECLNVTGGF
- a CDS encoding branched-chain amino acid ABC transporter permease, which produces MTRAAAGLVVSAAVLAVPAWVTDPFTLRVLIVIAMYATLGTAWNILGGYAGQVSIGHSIFFGLGAYTSTLVFLRLGLNPWLGLIAGMVVGAAVAVLIGFPCFRLRGHYFVIATAVLAESIAVIFSGWEAVGSGLGLQLPILPSSLAAFQFHESKAPYYYIALGMLAVALAVAAVVERSKLGYCLKAIREDETAAMSLAIDIRRYKLIAIAISGALSAMVGTFYAQFVLFIDPPSVLPLSLSVLIALIPIFGGIGTLWGPVLGAAVLIPISELSRVHFSGSGRNVDLIIYGCLIMIMSAWRPMGLIGRAYRRAEPEGQRV